A window of the Chanodichthys erythropterus isolate Z2021 chromosome 21, ASM2448905v1, whole genome shotgun sequence genome harbors these coding sequences:
- the sdc4 gene encoding syndecan-4 translates to MLKVYLMLVLSAAAAVFAESVRETETWVPLKNKSPHEDLESSGDSPQQDFEFTDLNPTDDEDSYDDDDDDEDEDEVDYDDMSGSGFSEIQTIEDDLFNNHISGPEGPFDPQPTVDEKVLVKNNEVVFHGSQDKDGDQLSNVLMTHAGDESLFHNKEVLAAVIAGGAVGLVFAILLIVLLVHFVLRIKKKDEGSYDLGKTPIYKKAPTAEIYA, encoded by the exons ATGCTGAAAGTTTACCTCATGTTGGTTTTGTCAGCGGCTGCTGCTGTTTTCGCTGAATCG GTACGAGAAACAGAAACATGGGTACCTCTGAAAAACAAGTCACCCCATGAGGATCTGGAGTCTTCCGGTGACTCTCCGCAACAAGATTTTGAGTTTACCGATTTAAACCCAACTGACGACGAGGATAgctatgatgatgatgatgatgatgaagatgaagatgaagtTGATTATGATGACATGTCAGGCTCTGGGTTTTCAGAGATCCAAACTATTGAG GATGATCTCTTCAATAACCACATATCTGGTCCCGAGGGTCCATTTGACCCACAACCAACAGTAGATGAGAAGGTTCTGGTAAAAAACAACGAGGTCGTCTTTCATGGATCACAAGACAAAGACGGTGACCAGCTCAGTAATGTGCTCATGACCCATGCTGGAGATGAGAGCTTGTTCCACAACAAAGAGGTTCTTGCAG cTGTTATTGCTGGCGGAGCAGTTGGTCTCGTCTTCGCCATCCTCCTCATCGTCCTCCTCGTTCACTTTGTTCTCCGCATCAAGAAGAAAGACGAAGGAAGTTACGACCTGGGCAAGACGCCCATCTACAAGAAAGCTCCTACCGCAGAAATCTACGCATGA